The genomic DNA AAATTCATAGAATTTGAATCTATTTTTCTTCTGCTTATTTTTAATGTTTCATTCATACTTTTTTCTCCTATGTTTATTTTTTATAAATATCTTAAAACCCTTGTTTGAGTTTTAAGGTCGTTTTTTAATGTTTTAAAAAACATTAAATTCTGGTTACTTATAAATTTACCCCTACAGAGTGTGTCAGTTATACAACTGAAGATTAACTGTCAGTGCTCTCTGTAGAGAAATCTTTATTGTAAAGTTAAAACTTTTCCTTTCTGGTTTTTAAATTTAACTGTTCCGTTATGGCTAAGGACATTGTCTAAAGTGCAAAAGTACAATCTTGAATTTTGATTTGTGGTTACTTTTGTTTCACTAAGTTCCATTTGATTTCGAATTGCAGGGCTTGAGTGGATATACAAAATCAATGGATACGATGTTAAGGTGTAGTAATCCAAAATCTTTTTGTGACATTGCTTTTTAGACTTTTGCGATAACTCGAGTTCTAAAGGGACGGTTTGAATTTTCCCAGTACCAAAGTTAAAGTGAATTGCTGCATCACTGCGTAGCCTAGAAAAGCCACTTCTGACTTTTGACGGGTCATGAATGGACTTCTTATGTAGATGATTTTCAGATTCAATTTGTACAACTGTATTTAATGAACACAGTTTTTGTTTAACCTCAATGAGCTTGAGGTCATGCAATATTGAATCACTTTTAAGCTGAGTATAAGAAAAGTCATACCACTCTGAATCAATGTAATGTGCAAATGCTTTTTTTGAAATGCTATAAACATTTTTATATTGCCCATAATGGTTGATTGGTTTTTTATCCAACCAAGAGTAATGAGACAACTTATTCAGACGGTTTACAACCGTCTGATAAGCAATATTGGTAAAAATATTTTGTGCAATGTGTTCAAGTAAAGCTACTCTATGTTCAAAGAGATATTCAAAAATTTGAATATCTCTTGCGTTGATAAGGCAGCCTTTTTTAATTTTGGGCATCGTTATTTCCTTTCTTGTCATCTTCAATAGGAAAATCACTCTGGCTTTTCTCAGTAACTTCAGTCTCTTCAGGAATATAGATAAGCTCTTGCTGATTGTTTCTTTTGAGGATCTCAAACTCACCCTTAATCTGCTTAAGTCTATGCTCCATTTCCTCTTCAGAAATAAATGGGGCCTGTACTGTGCTTAATAATGGACCACATTTCCAAATACCGCGTCCTGCGATATCAGGAAGTTTGTTAGCATCGGCAGCATTAAGAACATTCTGAGAACCAAAGGGTGTATGCATTCTAAAGATCATGCGTCCCTCAATATTGTCTTGAATGTGCGTATCCACGGTTTCTTTGGTCACTTTTTGAGTGGCCAAAACCAAATGAATCCCAGCAGCTCTGCCAAGCTTGGCAATGTTGTGAGTCAGCTCTCTGGCTCGAGCAGATAGCTCATTATCTTCTTTGCTTTTTCCAGCACTTTTGGCAAAAAGTACACTGGCTTCATCAATGCCTACAATAATACGATCAACTTTGTCCCGTTCACAGTTTATAGCCTTGCGTCCTTGCTCAGCTAAATTATTAAATCGCTTAAGCATTTCATCGCAGATTTTTTCTAATGCTGTAACCGCTTCAGTTTCATTTTTTGCAACACTGACATTGGGTAAGTGAGCAAAGTCATTCATCTCAACGCCTTGTTTAAGGTCAATCAAACACATTTGAATGTTCTTAGAGCTTTCCAATAAACCCAGTAAAGCTTGCCTAAAGAACATCGATTTTCCACCACCAGTAGTGCCTGCAATAAGCATGTGTGGCAGTTTGGTGATGTCCTGATCAATATAACCTTCACGTGTTTCTCCAATTCTAAAAGAGTAGGTGGATGTGATTGCATAGTCAGAGTAATGACTTACTTTGGGTAAAGTCTTCTTAGATAAAAGAACTTCAACTAAAGCTGGGTCGGACAGGGCTTTGATATCTTCAACCGGCATATGCATGGCTGAAGCAATGTGATCTTTCTTGTCCGTGATGTCTTTAAATGCTACCCCTGGGCAAGATAAGATCATTTTTTGTTGCATGCTATTGAGTTTTTGCACACTTTTGATTTTGGCTAAGTCACCACTGCCGTTCTTAAGACCCACTTGGTCTAAGCTTTTTTGCATGCGCTTGCGCTGCAATATAAAGTAAGATCCAATACAGCCAAAATACACAATAAGATAAACAGCAAACAGTAGCATGAAATAATAGGCGTCATGACTGTCATAAAGTTTGTACACTGGCGCATCAACAAATCGCCCTAACCAGTCTGTCCATCCGGTAAAGCTTAATAAGTGTTGCTTATGCTTGGCAATAATACAGGATGCTGCCATGCCGATATAAATACCGATATGGGCAAGCAGTCTGTCTTTAGGGAAATGATAAATTCCCCTAAAGACACCGGTAGTGATGATGGCTATACATATTCCTATGCCAGTGAGTACACTGACAATTTGATCTAAATCATTTTTATTCTGTGACATAATTATCTCCTATTGTTGGGTAAAAGCTCAATCCAAAGTACCGTGTCTTTTTTTAAGACAGCGTATTCTTTGACTTGAGATAAATTGTTTAAACTGCGCTGAGTTTCCGTTTGGGAACTTCTATAAATGCTTTGAAGAGCAGCATTACGCATATTTGCTTTGATGGTGGGTTCACCAAATTGATTGAGGGCTTCACGTTCGGTTAAAACGTCACTGGCTCCTGCTAAGACATTGCCGCCTAAGCTGGATAAGAAACGCTTACTTCTACCGGTTTTTTCCTTTCCTCGGATGCCTTCTTGCTTGCTTTTAAAGTCTAAAGTGCGTACACGCACGGGCTTGATTTGACCATCGGGGGTGATGGCTTTGTTCAAGTTGATGTAGACTTTGCTGCCTTTGCCAGGATACTGATAGCCTCCTTGCAAGATGGTTCCAGGAGGAAAGTGCTCTTCTTCATGGTAATGAATGCCCGAGTGCACAATCACTTCAATCACCTTATGAATTCGAGTATCCACATTGT from bacterium includes the following:
- a CDS encoding TrbI/VirB10 family protein encodes the protein MTKIMQFLRSFWMKQDGSKQVIDTLKVSVCMGMLMLLAVIFSLFFHTKKEKTLRYSNIALVEPELLESPSDEIVSNQAVKGLTPKRKKVRPKKRRKRKVRTPQRPYDYGAPIAVSFDNPLAVPARGIRMQAMLLHNVDTRIHKVIEVIVHSGIHYHEEEHFPPGTILQGGYQYPGKGSKVYINLNKAITPDGQIKPVRVRTLDFKSKQEGIRGKEKTGRSKRFLSSLGGNVLAGASDVLTEREALNQFGEPTIKANMRNAALQSIYRSSQTETQRSLNNLSQVKEYAVLKKDTVLWIELLPNNRR